A single genomic interval of Acidimicrobiales bacterium harbors:
- a CDS encoding carbonic anhydrase: MERIIQLLAHNERYADARANVTSPRPDLKLAVVTCMDARIDVFAALGLHLGEAHVLRNGGGRVTPDVLRSLAVATHLLGVETVVVMQHTRCGLAGVTDEELRKVTGADLGFLPFDDHDVALREDLEILTTTPYLKTLKVIAGFVYDVDTGRVDELVEWERTPED; the protein is encoded by the coding sequence ATGGAACGGATCATCCAGCTCCTCGCCCACAACGAGCGGTACGCGGACGCCCGCGCCAACGTGACGAGCCCCCGCCCCGACCTCAAGCTGGCCGTGGTGACGTGCATGGACGCCCGCATCGACGTGTTCGCCGCGCTGGGGCTCCACCTCGGCGAGGCCCACGTGCTCCGAAACGGCGGCGGTCGGGTGACCCCCGACGTCCTGCGGAGCCTGGCGGTCGCCACCCACCTGCTCGGGGTGGAGACCGTGGTCGTGATGCAGCACACCCGCTGCGGCCTGGCCGGCGTGACCGACGAGGAGCTGCGCAAGGTCACCGGCGCCGACCTGGGGTTCCTCCCCTTCGACGACCACGACGTGGCCCTCCGGGAGGACCTCGAGATCCTCACCACCACCCCCTACCTGAAGACCCTGAAGGTCATCGCCGGGTTCGTCTACGACGTCGACACCGGCCGGGTCGACGAGCTCGTCGAGTGGGAGCGCACCCCCGAGGACTGA